A DNA window from Shewanella baltica contains the following coding sequences:
- a CDS encoding DUF6622 family protein, whose protein sequence is MQNLINAISTIVSHTPMWVFALLAGLIYLGLSQTKNRQLSLGRVLLMPAVMTIWSVISLNSSLHSPLALMLWGVSLLLTVGLAWSLLPKTPVSYQAGLYHIKGSWLPLLLILGIFIIKYAVAYTLATQANILENHLFIAITSATYGLLSGIFILRAVRILTGAHHAQINGYSAH, encoded by the coding sequence ATGCAAAATCTTATCAATGCCATAAGCACGATAGTTAGCCACACGCCAATGTGGGTCTTTGCTTTACTCGCTGGACTGATTTATTTGGGGCTGAGCCAGACAAAGAATCGTCAACTCAGCTTAGGCCGCGTATTACTGATGCCAGCAGTGATGACGATATGGTCTGTGATATCACTCAATTCGAGTCTACACAGCCCATTAGCGCTTATGCTATGGGGAGTCAGTTTACTACTGACGGTGGGTTTAGCTTGGTCTCTGCTGCCTAAAACGCCTGTCAGTTACCAAGCGGGTCTGTACCATATCAAAGGCAGTTGGCTGCCGCTGCTGCTGATTTTAGGGATTTTTATCATTAAATATGCCGTGGCTTACACACTCGCGACACAGGCAAATATCTTAGAAAACCACCTTTTCATCGCCATCACTAGCGCTACCTATGGCCTGCTCAGTGGCATCTTTATCCTAAGAGCAGTTCGCATACTCACTGGCGCGCATCATGCTCAAATTAACGGCTATTCGGCGCACTAG
- the hpf gene encoding ribosome hibernation-promoting factor, HPF/YfiA family: MKINISGHHVDVTDSIREHVNEKFAKIATHFPSLIALDIIIAKEHGEYQVELRTNYEGSRISASGTDEVMYPAIKAASKKLDAALKHRKGQLKADLHETPSCTTPAIAHEIIQEMELR; the protein is encoded by the coding sequence ATGAAAATAAATATTTCTGGTCACCACGTCGATGTTACTGATTCTATTAGAGAACATGTTAACGAAAAGTTTGCAAAAATCGCCACCCATTTCCCCTCTCTGATCGCGCTGGACATCATTATTGCGAAAGAGCATGGCGAGTATCAGGTTGAACTTCGTACCAATTATGAAGGCAGCCGCATTTCCGCTTCGGGTACCGATGAGGTTATGTACCCAGCTATCAAGGCCGCATCGAAAAAATTAGATGCTGCACTTAAGCACCGTAAAGGTCAACTAAAAGCAGATTTACATGAAACTCCGAGCTGCACAACGCCAGCCATTGCCCATGAAATTATCCAAGAGATGGAGCTTCGTTAG
- a CDS encoding methyl-accepting chemotaxis protein, translating into MHKNSKNGETHLSDNAILLSTTDLKGNIKYVNQTFSQISEFSAAELQGNPHNIVRHQDMPAAAFKILWERIKLGKPWMGIVKNRTKNGGYYWVNAYVAPVYEDGKIHEYQSVRRQATPEQIKAAESIYSDINQGKQPKVLRKDRLGFSGKILLAMLMSIMTTAMIASYSPIVAAIAGMTVACLAWYYLMQPLQKLVSMATNIIDDPVATGVYTGRQDEIGKLDLALRFLITEIGGVVGRMADSASEIQSQSVSLKQTITNTWEHADSQSEQTTQAATAMEQMSASFAEVTGNIHRTASEMVSNHEAAQRGHSRLETVIEAIHQLSVQVSHFSDVVQTIEEDSRAIHQVLEVIRAIADQTNLLALNAAIEAARAGDSGRGFAVVADEVRQLSSRTSQSTSQIELIVSRFRESTQRATSTMVAGQEQVKRSVGLAQEASVAFGELLSSITRINSLSDDNAAAMTQQTSVAAEISRAIHVISDLAQQSLEQTLDAAARGDQVSRLSTKTHHLSQQFWQQSVQRKY; encoded by the coding sequence ATGCATAAAAATTCTAAGAATGGTGAAACACACCTGTCAGATAATGCGATTCTACTATCCACGACGGATTTGAAGGGAAACATTAAATATGTGAATCAGACTTTTTCGCAGATCAGCGAGTTTAGCGCTGCTGAGTTACAAGGGAATCCCCATAACATAGTGCGTCATCAAGATATGCCAGCGGCTGCGTTTAAGATCCTTTGGGAGCGAATTAAGCTGGGTAAACCTTGGATGGGTATCGTTAAAAATCGCACTAAAAATGGCGGTTATTACTGGGTAAATGCCTATGTTGCCCCTGTGTATGAAGACGGTAAAATTCACGAATATCAATCTGTTCGCCGCCAAGCCACTCCAGAGCAGATCAAAGCCGCCGAGAGTATTTACAGCGATATTAATCAGGGTAAGCAACCTAAGGTATTGCGCAAAGACAGGTTAGGTTTCAGTGGCAAGATACTGCTGGCCATGCTGATGTCGATTATGACTACGGCAATGATTGCCAGTTATTCTCCCATTGTTGCCGCGATTGCGGGGATGACGGTAGCGTGCCTAGCATGGTATTACCTGATGCAGCCGCTGCAAAAGCTCGTGTCTATGGCAACAAACATTATTGACGATCCTGTGGCGACGGGCGTGTATACCGGCCGCCAAGATGAGATTGGAAAATTGGATCTTGCCTTGCGCTTTTTGATCACCGAAATCGGTGGCGTTGTTGGCCGTATGGCGGATTCGGCCAGTGAAATCCAATCTCAGAGTGTCAGCCTTAAACAAACCATTACCAACACTTGGGAACATGCCGATAGTCAGAGCGAGCAAACGACGCAGGCTGCAACTGCGATGGAGCAGATGAGCGCCAGTTTTGCCGAAGTGACGGGCAACATTCATCGCACGGCCTCTGAAATGGTGTCGAACCATGAGGCGGCGCAACGCGGTCATTCACGCTTAGAAACAGTGATAGAGGCGATACATCAGCTGAGTGTGCAAGTGAGCCACTTTTCCGATGTAGTTCAAACGATTGAAGAAGATAGCCGTGCTATTCATCAAGTGCTTGAAGTGATACGTGCCATCGCTGACCAAACCAACTTGTTAGCTTTAAATGCGGCAATCGAAGCGGCGCGGGCAGGGGATAGTGGTCGCGGTTTTGCAGTGGTGGCCGATGAGGTCAGACAATTATCGAGTCGTACTAGCCAATCCACCTCGCAAATCGAGTTAATCGTTAGCCGCTTTAGGGAAAGTACCCAAAGGGCGACTTCGACTATGGTGGCGGGACAAGAGCAGGTTAAACGTTCAGTAGGCTTAGCGCAGGAAGCCAGTGTCGCTTTTGGCGAGTTGCTTTCATCTATAACAAGAATTAACTCCTTAAGTGATGATAATGCCGCGGCGATGACCCAGCAGACTTCTGTGGCCGCTGAAATTAGCCGTGCCATCCATGTGATCAGCGATTTGGCTCAACAGAGTTTAGAGCAGACGCTCGATGCGGCGGCGCGGGGCGATCAAGTGTCGCGGTTATCGACCAAGACGCATCATCTGTCCCAGCAGTTTTGGCAGCAGAGCGTGCAACGTAAATATTAA
- a CDS encoding alpha-1,6-glucosidase domain-containing protein translates to MLSISNLIKLSALALSMSLLSACGGSDSSEPGKVLLTCDVPMVPDATGTNCVAPTPISCKAPKFPDPKNESCINGLDPSLPAPSVFPQANQAVLYYNRIKDKNNTASNAEYPKYKLHTWNDEKCDAYAAPFDTSDWSNGHPFDGIDPNYGAYWILNLKEGYGACGNFIVHAGTDDAGKALGKNNLTMSLVQDDATYVRVNFTIHGESDVYEYPILETGFSISGMSAHWLDRNTFVWNQDPQGVTSVKLHYSAKADIAADDNNVISGTQVTLTPATLSDAQKALSPVLADWPAYTANFTADEAKAIAKDQLVLVAYDADDKPVGATYVQAAKVLDDLYTQGDQDADEATLGVVYDGANIIASVWAPTAQDVKLKVYDANKTLKSTENMTLDSLTGIWSYRGDASLNRLYYRYALSVYHPTTKKLESLESTDPYSLNVSSNGRFSQFINLDDADLKPDGWDNQTVAAIAHPEDAVIYEGHIRDFSIRDQSTSAAHRGKYLAFTEQGSAPVEHLKKLVDNGLTHFHVLPATDMATVNENASERIEMTDTLAKLCSKINDAADACKTQNKSATIESILANSLPGSSDAQALVDAMRGLDGFNWGYDPQHFFAPEGSYATVAEGTARVLELREMNQALHNIGLRVVLDVVYNHTSASGVNANAVLDKVVPGYYHRYDPVSGAMEQSTCCENTATEHRMMGKLVTDSLVLLAKEYGYDGFRFDVMGHMPKQGILDARTAVQAVDPDTYFYGEGWNFGEVADNRLFEQATQANMAGSEVGTFNDRIREAVRGGALFATESKDDYLRDQDTLRLSLAGNLQNYVLKDFNGNSAKGSSFSWNSQPSAYALDPADSINYVSKHDNETLWDILQYKHAIGLSIENRVRVQNMAASIPLLSQGVPFLQMGGDLLRSKSMDRNSYDSGDWFNYVDFTYNTNNWNVGLPLAQDNSSKWTQISGISANPNAAASMSDIELASGVFNEFLRIRHQSPLFRLTDEQTIIDRVGFHNVGKRQQQGVIVMSLDDGVGLSDLDPAVDAIVVMINGSATEQSHTVPTAAGFNLHEVQANSVDAKIRGASFSEGANEGTFTVPAYSTAVFVKKQSGAQGLGLSANATVGAPDVVPYGSTDVFVRGGMNGWGEVDKFAYVGAGEYRIAIKLNAGDYDFKIASADWNTVDFGAISADVAQVDEGVAEALAAKGGNLHFSAGITATYVFSLDASDKDHPVLSVYNEEPFVGTPVYLRGDMNGWGTDNEVKYMGGGIYRVDLAITAGTKGFKLASSDWSTVDYGTGEADGVVVLNQEKLLAVKGGNMSITFDSDDTYSFVFDASNRNEPKLSVYKTAMFGANTVYIRGGMNGWGTVDTLAYQGASVYSVDIALIAGDNEFKIASSDWSSVDFGAVVGDEAVTLDGLKVLASKGANMHFNAPVDATYRFTVTGPDPKSPTLTVTQVN, encoded by the coding sequence ATGTTGAGTATCTCTAATCTTATTAAACTGTCGGCCTTAGCTCTGAGTATGAGCTTACTCTCGGCCTGTGGCGGCAGTGATTCATCTGAACCGGGTAAAGTGCTATTAACTTGCGATGTGCCTATGGTGCCCGATGCCACGGGCACAAACTGCGTTGCACCAACGCCTATCAGTTGTAAGGCGCCTAAATTCCCTGATCCTAAAAACGAGAGTTGTATAAACGGTTTAGATCCCTCGTTACCCGCGCCAAGCGTATTCCCGCAAGCCAATCAAGCAGTGCTTTACTACAATCGCATTAAAGATAAAAACAATACTGCGAGTAACGCTGAATATCCTAAGTACAAATTACATACTTGGAACGATGAAAAGTGTGATGCCTATGCCGCTCCTTTTGATACCAGCGACTGGAGCAACGGCCATCCCTTCGATGGTATTGACCCTAATTATGGCGCCTATTGGATCCTTAATCTGAAGGAAGGTTATGGTGCCTGCGGCAACTTTATTGTGCATGCCGGTACGGATGATGCGGGTAAAGCCTTAGGTAAAAACAACTTAACCATGTCCCTGGTACAGGACGATGCGACGTATGTTCGCGTGAATTTCACCATTCACGGTGAGTCGGATGTGTATGAGTATCCGATTCTAGAGACAGGTTTCTCTATTTCAGGTATGAGTGCCCACTGGTTAGATCGCAATACCTTTGTGTGGAATCAAGATCCACAGGGGGTGACAAGTGTGAAATTGCATTATTCAGCTAAGGCTGATATCGCCGCCGATGATAATAATGTGATCAGTGGCACTCAAGTGACCTTAACGCCCGCGACCTTAAGCGATGCACAAAAAGCGTTATCGCCAGTGCTGGCAGATTGGCCTGCTTATACTGCTAATTTTACTGCGGATGAAGCCAAAGCCATTGCAAAAGATCAATTAGTATTAGTCGCTTACGATGCCGATGACAAACCTGTTGGCGCAACCTATGTGCAAGCGGCCAAGGTGCTTGATGATCTTTACACACAGGGTGACCAAGATGCTGATGAGGCTACGCTCGGTGTGGTTTACGATGGGGCGAACATTATTGCTTCTGTGTGGGCACCGACTGCCCAAGACGTAAAACTGAAAGTCTATGATGCCAATAAAACACTTAAAAGCACAGAGAATATGACCTTAGATAGCCTCACTGGTATCTGGTCCTATCGCGGTGATGCTAGCCTTAATCGCCTCTATTATCGTTATGCGCTCAGTGTGTACCATCCAACGACTAAAAAACTTGAGTCGTTAGAAAGCACTGACCCTTATTCTTTGAATGTGTCGAGTAACGGCCGTTTTAGCCAGTTTATTAATTTGGACGATGCAGACCTTAAACCTGACGGCTGGGATAACCAAACCGTTGCTGCGATTGCTCACCCTGAAGATGCGGTGATCTATGAGGGGCATATTCGAGACTTTAGTATTCGAGATCAGAGCACCAGTGCCGCCCACCGTGGTAAATATTTGGCCTTTACCGAGCAAGGCTCTGCGCCAGTCGAACATCTTAAAAAGCTGGTTGATAATGGCTTAACTCACTTCCATGTGTTGCCCGCCACCGATATGGCAACAGTCAATGAAAATGCCAGTGAACGCATCGAAATGACCGACACATTGGCCAAGTTATGCAGCAAAATCAATGATGCGGCCGATGCCTGTAAAACCCAAAACAAGTCAGCAACTATAGAGAGTATTCTGGCAAATAGCTTACCCGGCTCAAGTGATGCGCAGGCATTAGTGGATGCTATGCGTGGTTTAGATGGCTTTAACTGGGGTTACGATCCGCAGCATTTTTTTGCACCTGAAGGCAGTTATGCCACAGTGGCTGAGGGTACGGCGCGAGTGCTTGAACTGCGCGAAATGAACCAAGCCTTGCATAATATTGGTCTCAGAGTCGTATTAGATGTTGTGTATAACCACACGAGCGCTTCTGGCGTGAATGCTAACGCTGTGCTTGATAAGGTCGTTCCTGGTTATTACCACAGATATGACCCTGTATCTGGCGCGATGGAACAGTCAACCTGTTGTGAAAATACCGCCACTGAACATCGAATGATGGGCAAACTCGTCACTGATTCTTTAGTTTTGCTTGCCAAAGAATATGGCTATGACGGCTTCCGTTTTGATGTGATGGGGCACATGCCTAAGCAAGGTATTCTCGATGCGAGAACCGCTGTTCAGGCCGTCGATCCAGACACTTACTTCTACGGTGAAGGATGGAACTTTGGTGAAGTTGCCGATAATCGTTTATTCGAACAGGCAACCCAAGCCAATATGGCAGGCTCCGAAGTGGGCACCTTTAATGACAGAATACGCGAGGCGGTGCGTGGTGGCGCATTGTTTGCGACTGAGTCAAAGGATGACTACCTGCGGGATCAAGATACCTTACGCTTATCATTGGCGGGTAACTTACAAAACTATGTACTAAAAGACTTTAATGGCAATTCGGCTAAGGGCAGTAGCTTTAGCTGGAACTCACAACCGAGTGCTTACGCTCTCGATCCTGCCGACAGTATTAACTATGTTTCTAAGCACGATAACGAAACCCTGTGGGATATCCTGCAATATAAACATGCCATTGGTTTGAGTATTGAAAATCGTGTGCGAGTCCAAAACATGGCCGCCAGTATTCCACTCTTGAGCCAAGGGGTGCCGTTCCTGCAAATGGGCGGTGATTTACTGCGCTCAAAATCGATGGACAGAAACAGCTATGACTCGGGTGACTGGTTTAACTATGTCGACTTTACCTACAACACCAATAACTGGAATGTAGGTTTACCACTCGCGCAGGATAACAGCAGCAAATGGACGCAGATTTCGGGTATTTCTGCTAACCCAAATGCGGCGGCTTCCATGTCGGATATCGAATTGGCTTCGGGGGTATTTAACGAGTTTTTACGTATACGCCATCAGAGTCCATTATTCCGCTTGACCGATGAGCAGACCATTATTGATCGTGTGGGATTCCATAACGTCGGTAAGCGTCAGCAACAGGGTGTCATCGTCATGAGTCTGGACGACGGCGTTGGTCTTAGCGATCTCGACCCGGCAGTCGATGCCATCGTCGTGATGATCAACGGCAGCGCAACGGAGCAGTCTCACACAGTGCCGACTGCTGCAGGCTTTAACTTACACGAAGTACAAGCAAACTCTGTTGATGCCAAAATCCGCGGTGCAAGTTTTAGTGAGGGTGCGAATGAAGGCACATTTACGGTTCCTGCCTACAGCACGGCTGTATTTGTAAAAAAACAAAGCGGTGCGCAGGGCTTGGGTCTCTCGGCAAACGCTACCGTTGGTGCGCCCGATGTTGTGCCCTATGGCAGTACCGATGTATTTGTCCGTGGCGGCATGAATGGCTGGGGTGAAGTCGATAAATTCGCCTACGTCGGCGCTGGCGAATACCGTATTGCCATCAAACTGAATGCCGGTGACTATGATTTCAAAATTGCCTCGGCAGACTGGAATACCGTTGATTTTGGTGCCATAAGTGCTGATGTCGCGCAAGTTGATGAAGGCGTGGCCGAAGCGCTAGCAGCGAAGGGCGGGAATCTGCATTTTTCCGCGGGGATAACGGCAACCTATGTGTTCTCCCTTGATGCATCGGATAAGGACCATCCCGTATTAAGCGTTTATAACGAAGAGCCATTTGTAGGAACGCCAGTGTATCTGCGTGGTGATATGAATGGTTGGGGGACTGATAACGAAGTCAAGTATATGGGCGGTGGGATATATCGCGTTGATCTCGCCATCACGGCTGGTACTAAGGGCTTTAAACTCGCGTCCAGTGATTGGTCTACCGTAGATTATGGTACCGGTGAGGCCGATGGTGTCGTCGTGCTCAATCAAGAGAAATTGCTGGCGGTCAAAGGCGGCAATATGAGCATCACCTTCGACAGCGATGATACCTACAGCTTTGTGTTTGATGCGTCAAATCGTAATGAACCTAAACTCAGCGTGTATAAAACGGCGATGTTTGGTGCGAACACGGTTTACATTCGTGGCGGCATGAATGGTTGGGGCACAGTGGACACGTTAGCCTATCAAGGCGCTTCGGTTTACAGTGTCGATATCGCGTTAATCGCAGGTGATAACGAGTTCAAAATTGCTTCATCAGATTGGTCTAGTGTCGATTTTGGTGCTGTGGTGGGGGATGAGGCTGTGACGCTTGATGGGTTAAAAGTCTTGGCTTCAAAGGGGGCAAATATGCATTTTAATGCGCCAGTGGATGCAACTTATCGCTTTACTGTGACAGGTCCCGATCCTAAATCGCCAACCTTAACTGTGACTCAAGTTAATTAG
- a CDS encoding TonB-dependent receptor, with product MRHCKLSVLTMALATAGFSVVYTPQLAFAAETTPTQQEAKQAQDDNIKNDTNTNTKSVETNKKASDEAANIERIEVKGYSKSLIDSLDAKRYGDTVSEQLSADDLGALPDVSMADALTRLPGISAVRTGGQAAEINIRGMSGGFVFSTLNGREQVSTSGTRSIEFDQYPSELISSAAVYKSPKASLIEGGVAGTVELQTVSPLQSDKDHSFLVNARGMYNDRASEVYGADEYGHRLSMSYQGKFFDDTLGVALGYARLKQPSVATQFIGLAYNDSKEVDGLANDTNGPIDAPANEYISEGFELQHLGGVEIRNGYMGAIEWAPRDNFKLKADAFLSRFDSESFARGFRVKFGGSGAAIANPVLDGNSVIGGTFNRTSKSYTRVETVNDDNQDFDEVNSFGLNADWQVTDRLNVAADISYSSAKSNFRNGLLWANVAVDANADTPVFDDNVSISYQLNGLNLPDVGFNQADAFTDLDRVMVSKYGIYPYENEDAVKAYRLDFKYDLENDYISSVEFGVRYSDRNYSNRRSVFEYGNDGAFSSAEPPLKLTSDMASVVDWQGEFSYFPSYLAIDLDAALAAWFPEGIPQPVQTWGNADGVLDAKGYTTNYSWTVLQSGEVFEKVFAAYAMVNFDTEIGGIPVTGNLGLRRVETDQSATVLENVGAHPELGAQYIVDDLGIVNNYYAPKIKGIDYVDYLPSLNLSFKITEDSQIRLAAAKVMSRPPINRLAGDASATANSDGVINGSSTNNPYLKPFYADQYDISYEKYFDEGAFVAALFYKNIDSFIDTVAITNFDFKGNGFNVPDYIVDPVTGVQTSTSNGTYTTAMNNAEGGYIRGLELAYTQVFASLPDLFSGLGFNASYSYTESEVQSITSLGGDSATQSLPGLSNNVFSATLFYGYEGFETRISARYRDAFVSEQVAINDQVVNFDSETVMDYQASYQVTDGLNVLFQVNNLTDEPTKSYFGTEQKTGTLQYFGREFFLGFTYAM from the coding sequence ATGCGTCATTGTAAACTCAGCGTCTTGACCATGGCTCTCGCGACAGCAGGCTTTAGTGTGGTGTATACACCGCAGTTAGCCTTTGCAGCAGAGACTACGCCAACTCAACAGGAGGCCAAACAAGCTCAAGACGACAATATAAAAAACGATACCAACACGAATACCAAGAGTGTCGAAACCAACAAAAAAGCCAGCGATGAAGCGGCAAATATCGAACGTATTGAGGTTAAAGGTTACAGCAAAAGTCTGATTGATTCCCTCGATGCTAAGCGTTACGGCGACACAGTATCAGAGCAATTATCGGCAGATGATCTTGGCGCCTTACCCGATGTATCAATGGCGGATGCGCTGACCCGCTTACCCGGTATTTCAGCGGTACGTACCGGTGGACAAGCGGCGGAAATTAACATTCGCGGTATGTCTGGCGGTTTTGTTTTTTCAACCTTAAATGGCCGTGAACAGGTATCGACGAGTGGTACTCGCAGTATCGAGTTCGATCAATACCCGTCTGAACTGATTTCATCCGCCGCTGTGTACAAATCCCCTAAAGCCTCACTCATTGAAGGGGGCGTTGCAGGCACAGTTGAACTGCAAACAGTCAGCCCACTGCAATCCGATAAAGACCATAGTTTTCTGGTCAATGCCCGTGGTATGTACAACGACAGAGCCAGTGAAGTGTATGGTGCTGACGAGTATGGCCACAGATTGAGTATGTCTTATCAGGGGAAGTTCTTCGACGATACATTAGGCGTGGCGTTAGGTTATGCTCGTCTAAAACAACCCAGTGTTGCGACCCAATTTATCGGTTTGGCTTATAACGACAGCAAAGAAGTTGATGGACTGGCTAATGATACCAACGGTCCTATTGATGCCCCTGCGAATGAGTACATCAGCGAGGGTTTTGAGCTACAGCACCTTGGTGGCGTTGAAATTCGTAACGGTTATATGGGCGCGATTGAGTGGGCACCTAGGGATAATTTTAAGCTCAAGGCCGATGCATTTTTATCGCGTTTCGATAGCGAATCGTTTGCCCGAGGATTCAGGGTTAAGTTTGGTGGCTCAGGCGCTGCGATTGCCAATCCTGTACTCGATGGTAATTCTGTTATTGGCGGAACTTTTAATCGCACCTCAAAGAGCTACACCCGAGTTGAGACTGTAAACGACGATAACCAAGATTTTGATGAAGTGAATAGCTTTGGTTTAAATGCTGACTGGCAAGTGACAGACAGACTGAATGTCGCCGCCGATATTTCCTATTCCTCAGCCAAAAGTAACTTTAGGAATGGCCTGTTATGGGCGAACGTTGCTGTCGATGCTAATGCTGACACCCCAGTTTTCGATGATAATGTCTCGATTAGTTATCAACTTAACGGGCTTAATCTGCCCGATGTGGGCTTTAATCAAGCCGATGCTTTCACCGATCTGGATCGGGTGATGGTGAGTAAGTACGGCATCTATCCCTATGAGAATGAAGATGCGGTAAAGGCTTATCGCCTTGATTTTAAATATGACCTTGAGAATGATTACATCAGCTCAGTAGAGTTTGGTGTACGTTACTCTGATCGCAATTACTCCAATCGCCGCTCGGTATTTGAATATGGCAATGATGGCGCTTTCTCTAGCGCTGAGCCACCACTCAAGCTGACGTCTGATATGGCCTCGGTCGTCGATTGGCAGGGTGAGTTCAGTTATTTCCCCTCTTATCTCGCCATTGATCTCGACGCAGCGCTGGCGGCTTGGTTTCCTGAGGGTATCCCACAGCCAGTACAAACCTGGGGTAATGCCGATGGTGTACTCGATGCTAAGGGCTATACCACTAACTATTCTTGGACCGTATTGCAAAGTGGGGAGGTGTTCGAAAAGGTGTTTGCGGCTTATGCCATGGTTAATTTTGATACCGAGATTGGTGGTATTCCAGTCACAGGAAATCTCGGTTTACGCCGTGTTGAAACAGACCAATCTGCAACTGTCTTAGAGAATGTTGGTGCACATCCAGAGCTTGGCGCTCAGTACATTGTCGATGATTTAGGCATAGTAAATAACTACTATGCACCTAAAATCAAAGGGATAGATTATGTTGATTATCTACCGTCCCTTAACCTTAGTTTTAAGATCACTGAAGATTCTCAAATCCGTTTAGCAGCCGCTAAAGTGATGTCGCGTCCGCCAATTAACCGCTTGGCGGGAGATGCGAGCGCAACGGCTAATAGCGATGGGGTCATCAATGGTTCCAGTACTAATAACCCTTATTTAAAACCTTTCTATGCGGATCAATATGATATTTCCTACGAGAAATACTTTGATGAAGGCGCCTTTGTCGCAGCGCTATTCTACAAAAATATTGATTCTTTTATTGATACTGTGGCTATCACCAATTTCGATTTTAAGGGGAATGGCTTCAACGTGCCGGATTACATCGTCGATCCTGTTACTGGGGTGCAAACCTCAACAAGTAATGGCACTTACACTACTGCAATGAATAATGCTGAGGGTGGATACATTCGCGGTTTAGAGTTGGCTTATACCCAAGTGTTTGCTTCCTTGCCCGATTTATTTTCCGGTTTAGGTTTTAATGCCAGTTATTCTTATACCGAGAGTGAGGTGCAGTCCATTACCAGCCTAGGCGGTGATAGTGCGACTCAATCTTTACCTGGGTTATCGAATAATGTGTTCAGTGCCACCTTGTTTTATGGCTATGAGGGCTTTGAAACCCGTATCAGCGCTCGTTACCGTGATGCTTTTGTCTCTGAACAGGTGGCTATTAACGATCAAGTGGTGAACTTCGATTCCGAAACCGTGATGGACTATCAAGCCTCCTACCAAGTAACGGACGGTTTAAACGTACTGTTCCAAGTCAATAACCTCACAGATGAACCGACTAAGAGTTACTTTGGCACCGAGCAGAAAACCGGCACCTTACAGTACTTTGGCCGCGAATTTTTCTTGGGGTTCACCTATGCCATGTAA
- a CDS encoding DUF3649 domain-containing protein, translating into MSNTPAFETSTQSSAVQMRSFSLISRGIVQIARWFKQEQSQFAFKVFARASAALLAGYIAAATLACLLTVVLPMPRFESTITANMLAFLFYAIAIIYAFCVRKTWHAWRDLGLVSLLCFGLLQVCGQ; encoded by the coding sequence ATGTCTAATACACCCGCGTTTGAAACGTCAACGCAATCATCTGCAGTGCAAATGCGCTCTTTCTCACTGATTTCACGGGGGATTGTGCAAATTGCGCGATGGTTTAAGCAAGAGCAATCGCAGTTTGCCTTCAAAGTCTTTGCCCGCGCGAGCGCCGCACTGCTGGCGGGTTATATTGCGGCGGCCACCTTGGCTTGCCTGCTGACAGTCGTGCTACCTATGCCCCGCTTCGAAAGCACAATAACGGCCAATATGTTGGCTTTTCTGTTTTATGCCATCGCCATTATTTACGCCTTTTGTGTACGTAAAACCTGGCATGCATGGCGAGATCTAGGCCTAGTGAGTTTGTTATGTTTTGGTTTGCTTCAGGTGTGTGGACAGTAA